The region GTTGTTATGGGGGTCTGATTAGTCAATCTCTTTACCCATCTCTGTTCATCAttagaatgtgtttgtgttgaggtAAGAACAAACTCAGACACTCCAACAGTGTCCCTGTGCTGTGTGCAGGAGGAAAGGAGACAGGTAATATATGAATGCCACAGGAAAGAGTATGTTCCAATGAGATATTTTAACCTGTCGTTCACTTGTCAATCCCAGAAAACTGGTGGCAGAACACATGCTGGCATCTTGCTTGTGAAAGATCTTCTTTCCATCACTGATAATTGCAGAAACATCACAGCAATACAGGTCTTCTTGtgaagaagaaattaaaaaaacatttttcagcaaTGTAGGAGTGAAGATGAAACATGTCtccacttcacacacacctggacattACCAAAAAATCTACATCAGAATACAGTTTACTCGTTTTGGCTCAGTTTTCAACTAAATCTCGTTGTTAATAAAATGGATATTGGAATTCCTCTCAAACAGACTTCAGACGATTCATTCTGCTGACATCACCACCGCTCTAGCATTAACCATCGGAGCACCCCAAGGCCTTGTCCTTAAGCCTCTTCCAGTTCTGACACTACACCCATTGCCGCAACCCAAGATATGGAGAGAAATGCTGAGAAGATTGTCTATAACACCATGACTAATAGTGTAACGGGGGAATATTGTAATGTCATTTACTTGTTTGTTAGCAGAATAAATATCTAACTAGAAAAGTACAGTATGATCTAAGGACCAATCCATCATTATAGGCACACAGTGCATTGATCACGATTTGCTGCCTTTTcaagccatccatccatccatccatccatccatccatccatcatccatccatccatcttcagaCACTTTTCGGCCGTACCATAGTATTGGTAACCAAATATTCAGTGACACCAGCTCTTCTTAAAGTTATTTCTAACGTTACACCAATGAATCACCAGCCGTCGAGACATATTTGAACTCAACTCTTTTTTAATGATGCACATACATTTAAAGCAAAATTTAAGAGAAAACAATTGGGAAGCACTGCTTTAactcattaaaaatgtgaaacatgatCTCAATGTGGTTCATTACAGTAAATATCTGTTACATAAGCTACCACATTGTCCAACCCCTGCATCCAACAAAACAGAATTCATTTCTAACCTCCTATTGTTTTAACgccacaaaaagacattttctatTCTGTGTTGAAATATGTTCACCCAAAATAAAGCAGCTGAATTTTGGAATCATTCATTTCAGGACCAGAGAACATGACAATATTCAGTGTTCAACTCAAAGTTCTACGGAGCACTGCTGCTTTTAGCCTCCACGGTGATGTTGGTTACACCGTGTACCTGTGTGAGCTCCTTACAGTCCAGTGACGCCAGCAATTTCCTCTTCCCAGGCAGGGTGGGTAAGAACTGCTCAGTCAGAGACACGGAAGCATGGCTGGCAATATCACTGAGAGTAGAACAGGAAATGACAATGAAAATCATAAAACAGAtagagtaatttaaaaaatgaccacAATATAGAGCATGTTTTCCTCCTCACCCAAAGTAAATCTTTCGAGCAGCTGTGATTCCCAGTCCTTCCACGTGGAATATGACATTTTTAAGCTCCTTTGGTAGTGGATTAGTAAATAAGATCTTCACTGTCATTTTCTCCCCTACCTCTGCCTTCCCAATCAGCTGtatgagaaaagaagaaaacagaagtaAGATCAAATCTGGATGTAATGTTTTAGtcattgtctttcttttctattttgggTTACCAGTATGAGGAGGTCTGGGGTGCTGAGCCGAAAACTGAACTGAGTTGCCAGAACTTGCTGCGTTTCTTCCACTCTGCCAGACAGTGTCAACATCAGGGCAGCTTGGTCTACAAGTTCATCCTTGTACTCTTCATACTTAAGCTTCCACTCCAAAAGCTTCACTGTAGACAGGAGTCAGAGGCAAAGAATGTATGTTcttattctttgattgtgattgtgagtgtgtgtgaataaatgcatttttcaaattaaCTGTCGTCCTTAATTAGAGCTTTGAGTACGGGCTTTTAACAtctttcattttataattttttaaaaaacctttaaagcaATTTAAGATTACTTTGACATCCTATTAATTTTTTACTCAGCGGTGGatgaaaaaacatgacattcaaATATGAATGAATCACTAAAGGGAGGAGTCAGATCATTCACAACTAGCATGGCTGTGGCCAAAGCTAACCCTCCAGTTCGCcagtttctgtttcctgttaatAATAAGCAAATATAAGCCTAATGGAGGAAAAAGGATGCAGtgaagtagatagatagatagatagatagatagatagatagatagatagatagatagatagatagatagatagatagatagatagatagatagatagatagatagatagatagatagatagatagatagatagatagatagatagatagatagatagatagatagatactgctcaggcattacataataaataaatactggataatgTGTATTATGTGTATTAGTTTTAGTATTAGTTTTAGTATTGGTATTACCTATAGTAATGCGTATTATGTGTATTAGTATTTAgtattaaaaatgtgtattaGTAGACTATGATTTTTCTTGATAGCATTTTCCTGGCAAGAATCTAAATAATCAAGTTTCAAATTCTTCTTTAGACACCATTAAAAGGTTTTGTTTTGAACTTAAAATTCTACAAATACAATCAAAGGTGCGTAATTTTTCAAATTGCCTAAATCAACCCTTTCCTTTCTGCAAGCCCCCACCCTCTCCTGAATTCCAGAGCTCCACTCACCCTTGTTGGGCATGATGATCACATCAGTCACGTCCTTCCTGACTGTGATCTTATGGACACCGGTGTAGTACATGACTGCCACCCTGCTGTGCAGGAACACCTCACGTTTCTCTGAGCTGCAGTTTTGCAGTTTGATGGTGAGATTTACATCTTGTCCCATTTTAGGATCCTCAACATTCATTATCACTTCTACAGACACATCCTCTGCGGTGGAAGAAGAAAAGGCCTCTGCTTTGGAGCCATAGCTACACGCTGTTTCCACAGCAATCCGTTCTGCCTCTGTGCCTGAGAATGACCACAAAGGGTGAATTAATTCAATAAACAGTGCAGCACAATTGTCCTGGTTGGTATATATCACTCTACATTCTTCACCTCTCCATTGAGTCAGAATTTTAATGTGTGCAGTGTCTTTGCTGATACCTTCAAGGTGCTTATAAAGGTGTGTGATGTCATTGCGTTCATCAGAACCAACAGATTTTGTGCTTATGAAGTGTCCGACAGTACGTTTCTCAGTACGGATTCGAGTGAAGGTCCCATCTGCGTTCTTCTGCCAGTAAATTTTATCACTGTTAACCTGAGTGAAGCGGAGAGAGGGAGTTAGAAACAGAACCACGCACAGATGGAAACGTCACACATCTGATGAATGCCGTATGGCTCATTAGAGGTGGCATCTAAAGCACCGGTTACTCACTGCTGAAGGTCAGATGTGTGACAAAGTTTTACTCTTGCATCAATTGTGAATTAATGCAAAAGAAATGCTATACAACAAATTCTTGGAGTCACATCGAATCTAAAAGTATAATGTTTTTCATTCCCTCCTGAGGACAGACTCTTGTATTTTTCGTCCGTACCACTATACACAAGGATATATTCAGTCTTAAATGAGAGGGTAACTAACCAAGAACACATTTCTGCTTAGTCGAGAGGTGTCATGAGCAGCAGCCTCTCATGAATCAGCACATTTCCTTCTGTGCTGTGATTCAAAAGCAGGCATGTGAAATATGCTGAGCCACTGAATCATGATTTTCTTGGTTGTTGTTgatggaaacatttttaatatatttattggTACGATAAGACCCAAACTAGGACCTCTCCCATATTTAACCAGTGAATTACTatcaagatatttattttattaattcatttcgGGTAAATGATATTTATACAGACCTCAGCAAACACAAACGGGGAGTCATGTTTGAGGAAGACGTGACCATTGCGAATAGCAACAAGAGAAGCAGGGCCACAACGGAAGGTGCCTTGGCTGGTCTCCTGAGGGGTGGCATCAACAACTTGCCAGCCTCCGTAGCCTGGAGGCAAGTCTGGACGGGCCATCCAGCAGTCGTTCCACACGTGGAAGTTCCTTTAAGCAAAGGTCTTGAAGGTGAGGCTTCATTCATATTCATGCATGTCATGCTGAGGCAGCATCACAATGTTGATGACAGGGCataccagatagagtcagtgttgAGGTCATCAATGGGGTCCATGTCCTCATCCAGGTAGACATCAGTTGTCAATGACACGTCTGTATCGTGAGCTGAGCTGAAGTTGGTCACAGTTCGACTAGGAATTCCCAAACACCTTAAAACTGAAAGGAAAGTATAAAGAATAAGACCTTTAGTGTCAAAATCTGTACAAACTCAATATGCACAAGTCTCGTCCGTTCGTGTAAACTGACCTGTTGTAAATACACCAGCAAAGACCCAACACTGGCCGTACTTGACAG is a window of Antennarius striatus isolate MH-2024 chromosome 7, ASM4005453v1, whole genome shotgun sequence DNA encoding:
- the LOC137598849 gene encoding protein-glutamine gamma-glutamyltransferase K-like, with protein sequence MRSVRHRSALGRFASVTLELEEDAVDKRGEPEEKEEETTDEKNPETEFLSVVSIDLMKSQSGENRTRHRTNLYQTDDFIIRRGQNFQMWITMSRVFNPSTDKLHLELRTGPLPKVSRGTHVIIPLVGALEGNRWEAALVQQDGERIKLSVNSPPTAVVGRYRLRVETDCGNSITISTHDCSDDIYLLFNPWCKEDTVYMDSEEEREEYVLNDIGQIYYGTEHQIGVQTWNYGQFDEGILAICLFLLDKSGTPPSAWGDPVNVVRVISAMINSQDDRGVLTGNWSGEYSGGTRPTTWSGSVEILNEYHYNSGTPVKYGQCWVFAGVFTTVLRCLGIPSRTVTNFSSAHDTDVSLTTDVYLDEDMDPIDDLNTDSIWNFHVWNDCWMARPDLPPGYGGWQVVDATPQETSQGTFRCGPASLVAIRNGHVFLKHDSPFVFAEVNSDKIYWQKNADGTFTRIRTEKRTVGHFISTKSVGSDERNDITHLYKHLEGTEAERIAVETACSYGSKAEAFSSSTAEDVSVEVIMNVEDPKMGQDVNLTIKLQNCSSEKREVFLHSRVAVMYYTGVHKITVRKDVTDVIIMPNKVKLLEWKLKYEEYKDELVDQAALMLTLSGRVEETQQVLATQFSFRLSTPDLLILLIGKAEVGEKMTVKILFTNPLPKELKNVIFHVEGLGITAARKIYFGDIASHASVSLTEQFLPTLPGKRKLLASLDCKELTQVHGVTNITVEAKSSSAP